Proteins encoded together in one Hevea brasiliensis isolate MT/VB/25A 57/8 chromosome 16, ASM3005281v1, whole genome shotgun sequence window:
- the LOC110636024 gene encoding uncharacterized protein LOC110636024 isoform X1, with protein sequence MDLISPWNMRVSVISVPPNKSFSYGYRSSLSNHNFAFSFWIQPFHLSPIKSSTLHAKKRNSQPEPVLKPTIIEEALTDNEEEEEEQLVFDDLEDEALMDGDDEYLEDEYVENEADLYAGDGGGGGGIALAGTWWDKEALRIAEEVCQSFDGELKIYAFKTLSNSTIQVRIERLTNKSGSPSMEDIEAFSTTYRAWLDEAELAKTMPNNISLEVSSPGVERVVRIPEELDRFKDRPMYVKYVSKIVVSDSFSESDGIFRLISFDMETKCCTWGLADVRINREKAGKGRPLSKKQREWRLNTPFDSLRLVRLYSEI encoded by the exons ATGGATTTGATTTCACCTTGGAATATGAGAGTCTCTGTAATCTCAGTTCCACCAAACAAGAGCTTCTCTTACGGCTACCGGTCTTCTCTTTCAAACCACAACTTCGCGTTTTCATTTTGGATACAGCCGTTTCATTTAAGTCCAATAAAGTCTAGCACACTTCATGCCAAGAAGAGAAACTCGCAGCCTGAGCCAGTTCTCAAACCAACCATAATTGAAGAAGCATTAACGgacaatgaagaagaagaagaagaacagctTGTCTTTGATGACCTTGAAGATG AGGCATTGATGGATGGTGATGATGAATATTTGGAGGATGAGTACGTGGAGAATGAAGCAGATCTCTAT GCTGGAGATGGGGGTGGGGGAGGTGGAATTGCCCTTGCTGGGACATGGTGGGACAAAGAAGCATTGAGAATAGCTGAAGAAGTTTGCCAATCCTTTGATGGCGAGTTGAAAATATATGCCTTTAAGACATTGTCAAATTCTACCATTCAAGTGCGCATCGAGAGGCTTACAAATAA GTCTGGTTCCCCTAGTATGGAAGATATTGAAGCGTTTTCCACAACCTATAGAGCTTGGTTGGATGAAGCTGAGCTTGCTAAGACTATGCCAAACAATATATCTTTGGAG GTATCATCTCCAGGTGTTGAAAGGGTGGTCCGAATTCCAGAAGAGCTAGATCGGTTCAAGGATCGGCCTATGTATGTGAAATATGTCAGTAAGATAGTTGTGTCAGATTCATTCTCGGAAAGTGATGGCATTTTTAGGCTTATTTCCTTTGACATGGAAACAAAATGTTGCACTTGGGGCTTGGCAGATGTGAGGATAAATAGAGAAAAAGCAGGGAAAGGAAGACCTCTTAGCAAAAAACAAAGGGAGTGGCGCTTGAACACACCCTTTGATTCCTTGCGCTTAGTCCGTCTGTATTCTGAAATTTGA
- the LOC110636024 gene encoding uncharacterized protein LOC110636024 isoform X2 produces MDLISPWNMRVSVISVPPNKSFSYGYRSSLSNHNFAFSFWIQPFHLSPIKSSTLHAKKRNSQPEPVLKPTIIEEALTDNEEEEEEQLVFDDLEDEALMDGDDEYLEDEYVENEADLYAGDGGGGGGIALAGTWWDKEALRIAEEVCQSFDGELKIYAFKTLSNSTIQVRIERLTNKSGSPSMEDIEAFSTTYRAWLDEAELAKTMPNNISLEANGWGCIQTKPSFEERRLCSLNFH; encoded by the exons ATGGATTTGATTTCACCTTGGAATATGAGAGTCTCTGTAATCTCAGTTCCACCAAACAAGAGCTTCTCTTACGGCTACCGGTCTTCTCTTTCAAACCACAACTTCGCGTTTTCATTTTGGATACAGCCGTTTCATTTAAGTCCAATAAAGTCTAGCACACTTCATGCCAAGAAGAGAAACTCGCAGCCTGAGCCAGTTCTCAAACCAACCATAATTGAAGAAGCATTAACGgacaatgaagaagaagaagaagaacagctTGTCTTTGATGACCTTGAAGATG AGGCATTGATGGATGGTGATGATGAATATTTGGAGGATGAGTACGTGGAGAATGAAGCAGATCTCTAT GCTGGAGATGGGGGTGGGGGAGGTGGAATTGCCCTTGCTGGGACATGGTGGGACAAAGAAGCATTGAGAATAGCTGAAGAAGTTTGCCAATCCTTTGATGGCGAGTTGAAAATATATGCCTTTAAGACATTGTCAAATTCTACCATTCAAGTGCGCATCGAGAGGCTTACAAATAA GTCTGGTTCCCCTAGTATGGAAGATATTGAAGCGTTTTCCACAACCTATAGAGCTTGGTTGGATGAAGCTGAGCTTGCTAAGACTATGCCAAACAATATATCTTTGGAG GCTAATGGGTGGGGATGTATACAAACCAAGCCGAGCTTTGAAGAGCGTAGGCTCTGCTCATTAAATTTTCATTAA